Proteins encoded in a region of the Triticum dicoccoides isolate Atlit2015 ecotype Zavitan chromosome 3A, WEW_v2.0, whole genome shotgun sequence genome:
- the LOC119268164 gene encoding pentatricopeptide repeat-containing protein At4g38150-like — MSLQIPARSRSLRRLLLLGGESGIRRSYSTGDRRRRVIHEARDEEEDEAFLRTLNFGADPENNPLPPPLRRAGGAPDPSATGAFPADILRRAAGKQQRPERSAQKAIGESLMEKLKLGDAASSTGSNIEAQQPDHEPGPPLQTEDVDDIFRKMKETGLIPNAVAMLDGLCKNGLVPEAMKLFGLMREKGAIPEVVIYTAVVEAFCKAAKLDDAVRIFRKMQGNGVIPNAFSYWLIIQGLCKGDRLDEAVAFCVEMFEAGHSPNAATFVGLVDAVCKMKGVEEGDKLVRSFQDRNFAIDEKSIREHLDKKGPFSPIVWEVIFGKKKTSRPF; from the coding sequence atgagCCTGCAGATTCCGGCTAGGTCACgcagcctccgccgcctcctcctgctGGGTGGAGAATCTGGCATCCGGCGGTCGTACTCCACCGGTGACCGTCGCCGCCGGGTGATCCACGAGGCAcgggatgaggaggaggacgaggccttcctccgcacccTCAACTTCGGGGCTGACCCAGAGAACAACCCCCTGCCCCCACCGCTGAGACGCGCAGGGGGAGCCCCTGACCCCTCCGCCACCGGCGCCTTCCCTGCTGACATCCTCCGACGCgccgccgggaagcagcagcgtcCGGAAAGGAGCGCTCAGAAAGCCATCGGGGAGTCGCTGATGGAGAAGCTTAAGCTGGGCGACGCCGCCTCCTCCACGGGAAGCAACATCGAGGCTCAGCAGCCTGACCACGAACCGGGGCCGCCACTGCAGACGGAGGACGTGGACGACATCTTCCGGAAGATGAAAGAGACGGGGCTGATACCCAACGCCGTCGCCATGCTCGACGGCCTCTGCAAGAACGGATTGGTACCGGAGGCCATGAAGCTGTTTGGTCTGATGCGCGAGAAGGGCGCCATCCCAGAGGTGGTCATCTACACCGCTGTTGTCGAGGCCTTCTGCAAAGCAGCCAAGCTGGACGATGCCGTCAGGATCTTCAGGAAGATGCAGGGCAACGGGGTCATTCCAAATGCCTTCAGCTACTGGTTGATTATACAGGGTCTGTGCAAGGGCGACAGACTGGATGAGGCTGTTGCTTTCTGTGTGGAGATGTTCGAGGCTGGGCATTCCCCGAATGCTGCAACGTTTGTGGGTTTGGTTGATGCAGTATGCAAGATGAAGGGGGTAGAGGAGGGTGACAAGCTTGTGAGGAGCTTCCAGGATAGGAACTTTGCCATTGATGAGAAGTCCATCAGGGAACATTTGGACAAGAAAGGGCCATTCTCACCGATTGTTTGGGAGGTGATCTTTGGGAAGAAAAAAACAAGCCGCCCCTTTTGA